One genomic segment of Macaca fascicularis isolate 582-1 chromosome 19, T2T-MFA8v1.1 includes these proteins:
- the CPT1C gene encoding palmitoyl thioesterase CPT1C isoform X9 yields MRAAKWWRIWPGLQRDMAEAHQAVGFRTSLTSDGAEVELSAPVLQEIYLSGLRSWKRHLSRFWNDFLTGVFPASPLSWLFLFSAIQLAWFLQLDPSLGLMEKIKELLPDWGGQHHGLRGVLAAALFASCLWGTLIFTLHVALRLLLSYHGWLLEPHGAMSSPTKTWLALVRIFSGRHPMLFSYQRSLPRQPVPSVQDTVRKYLESVRPVLSDEDFDWTAVLAQEFLRLQASLLQWYLRLKSWWASNYVSDWWEEFVYLRSRNPLMVNSNYYMMDFLYVTPTPLQAARAGNAVHALLLYRHRLNRQEIPPTLLMGMRPLCSAQYEKIFNTTRIPGVQKDYIRHLHDSQHVAVFHRGRFFRVGTHSRNSLLSPRALEQQFQRILDDPSPACPHEEHLAALTAAPRGTWAQVRRSLKTQAAEALEAVEGAAFFVSLDAEPAGLTREDPAASLDAYAHALLAGRGHDRWFDKSFTLIVFSNGKLGLSVEHSWADCPISGHMWEFTLATECFQLGYSTDGHCKGHLDPTLPRPQRLQWDLPDQIHSSISLALRGAKILSENVDCHVFPFSLFGKSFIRRCHLSSDSFIQIALQLAHFRDRGQFCLTYESAMTRLFLEGRTETVRSCTREACNFVRAMEDKEKTDPQCLALFRVAVDKHQALLKAAMSGQGVDRHLFALYVVSRFLHLQSPFLTQADDHGYGVSYIFMGDDMITFHISSKKSSTKTDSHRLGQHIEDALLDVASLFQAGQHFKRRFRGSGKEDSRHRCGFLSRQTGASKTSMTSTYF; encoded by the exons ATGCGAGCGGCCAAATGGTGGAGAATCTGGCCGG GGCTCCAGCGTGACATGGCTGAAGCGCACCAGGCCGTGGGCTTCCGAACCTCGCTGACCTCGGACGGGGCTGAAGTGGAACTCAGTGCCCCTGTGCTGCAGGAGATCTACCTCTCTGGCCTGCGCTCCTGGAAAAGGCATCTCTCACGTTTCTGG AATGACTTTCTCACCGGTGTGTTTCCTGCCAGCCCCCTCAGTTGGCTTTTCCTCTTCAGTGCCATCCAGCTTGCCTGGTTCCTCCAGCTGGATCCTTCCTTAGGACTGATGGAGAAGATCAAAGAGTTGCTGCCCGACTG GGGCGGACAGCACCATGGGCTCCGGGGGGTCCTGGCAGCTGCTCTGTTTGCCTCTTGTTTGTGGGGAACCCTGATCTTCACACTGCACGTGGCCCTCAGGCTGCTTCTGTCCTACCACGGCTGGCTTCTTGAGCCCCACGGAGCCATGTCCTCCCCCACCAAGACCTGGCTG GCCCTGGTCCGCATCTTCTCCGGCCGCCACCCGATGCTGTTCAGTTACCAGCGCTCCCTGCCGCGCCAGCCCGTGCCCTCTGTGCAGGACACCGTGCGCAAG TACCTGGAGTCGGTCCGGCCCGTCCTCTCCGACGAGGACTTCGACTGGACCGCGGTCCTGGCGCAGGAATTCCTGAGGCTGCAGGCGTCGCTGTTGCAGTGGTACCTGAGGCTCAAGTCCTGGTGGGCGTCCAATTAT gtCAGTGACTGGTGGGAGGAATTTGTGTACCTGCGCTCCCGAAATCCGCTGATGGTGAACAGCAACTATTACATGATG GACTTCCTGTATGTCACACCCACGCCTCTGCAGGCAGCTCGCGCTGGGAATGCCGTGCACGCCCTCCTCCTGTACCGCCACCGCCTGAACCGCCAGGAGATACCCCCG ACTTTGCTAATGGGAATGCGTCCCTTATGCTCTGCCCAGTATGAGAAGATCTTCAACACCACGCGGATTCCAGGGGTCCAAAAAG ACTACATCCGCCACCTCCATGACAGCCAACACGTGGCTGTCTTCCACCGGGGCCGATTCTTCCGCGTGGGGACCCACTCCCGAAACAGCCTGCTTTCCCCGAGGGCCCTGGAGCAGCAGTTTCAGCGAATCCTGGACGATCCCTCACCAGCCTGCCCCCACGAGGAACATCTGGCTGCTCTGACCGCTGCTCCCAG GGGCACGTGGGCCCAGGTGCGAAGGTCCCTGAAGacccaggcagcagaggcccTGGAGGCAGTGGAAGGGGCTGCTTTCTTTGTGTCACTGGACGCTGAGCCCGCGGGGCTCACCAGGGAGGACCCAGCAGCGTCGTTGGATGCCTATGCCCATGCCCTGCTGGCTGGCCGGGGCCATGACCG CTGGTTTGACAAATCCTTCACCCTAATCGTCTTCTCTAACGGGAAGCTGGGCCTCAGCGTGGAGCACTCCTGGGCCGACTGCCCCATCTCAGGACACATGTGGGAG TTCACTCTGGCTACAGAATGCTTTCAGCTGGGCTACTCAACAGACGGCCACTGCAAGGGGCACCTGGACCCCACACTACCCCGGCCCCAGCGGCTGCAATGGGACCTTCCAGACCAG ATCCACTCCTCCATCTCTCTAGCCCTGAGGGGAGCCAAGATCTTGTCTGAAAATGTCGACTGCCATGTCTTTCCATTCTCCCTATTTGGCAAGAGCTTCATCCGACGCTGCCACCTGTCTTCAGACAGCTTCATCCAGATCGCCTTGCAACTGGCCCACTTCCGG GACAGGGGTCAATTCTGCCTGACTTATGAGTCGGCCATGACTCGCTTATTCCTGGAAGGCCGGACGGAGACGGTGCGATCTTGCACGAGGGAGGCCTGCAACTTTGTGAGGGCCATGGAGGACAAAGAGAAGACG GACCCACAGTGCCTTGCCCTGTTTCGCGTGGCAGTGGACAAGCACCAGGCTCTGCTGAAGGCAGCCATGAGCGGGCAGGGAGTCGACCGCCACCTCTTTGCGCTCTACGTCGTGTCCCGATTCCTCCACCTGCAGTCGCCCTTCCTGACCCAG GCTGATGACCATGGTTATGGTGTTTCTTATATCTTCATGGGGGATGACATGATCACCTTCCACATCTCCAGCAAAAAATCAAGCACAAAAACG GATTCCCACAGGCTGGGGCAGCACATTGAGGACGCACTGTTGGATGTGGCCTCCCTGTTCCAGGCGGGACAGCATTTTAAGCGCCGGTTCAGAGGGTCAGGGAAGGAGGACTCCAGGCACAGGTGTGGATTTCTCTCCCGCCAGACTGGGGCCTCCAAGACATCAATGACATCCACCTACTTCTGA
- the CPT1C gene encoding palmitoyl thioesterase CPT1C isoform X5, with amino-acid sequence MRAAKWWRIWPGLQRDMAEAHQAVGFRTSLTSDGAEVELSAPVLQEIYLSGLRSWKRHLSRFWNDFLTGVFPASPLSWLFLFSAIQLAWFLQLDPSLGLMEKIKELLPDWGGQHHGLRGVLAAALFASCLWGTLIFTLHVALRLLLSYHGWLLEPHGAMSSPTKTWLALVRIFSGRHPMLFSYQRSLPRQPVPSVQDTVRKYLESVRPVLSDEDFDWTAVLAQEFLRLQASLLQWYLRLKSWWASNYVSDWWEEFVYLRSRNPLMVNSNYYMMAARAGNAVHALLLYRHRLNRQEIPPTLLMGMRPLCSAQYEKIFNTTRIPGVQKDYIRHLHDSQHVAVFHRGRFFRVGTHSRNSLLSPRALEQQFQRILDDPSPACPHEEHLAALTAAPRGTWAQVRRSLKTQAAEALEAVEGAAFFVSLDAEPAGLTREDPAASLDAYAHALLAGRGHDRWFDKSFTLIVFSNGKLGLSVEHSWADCPISGHMWEFTLATECFQLGYSTDGHCKGHLDPTLPRPQRLQWDLPDQIHSSISLALRGAKILSENVDCHVFPFSLFGKSFIRRCHLSSDSFIQIALQLAHFRDRGQFCLTYESAMTRLFLEGRTETVRSCTREACNFVRAMEDKEKTDPQCLALFRVAVDKHQALLKAAMSGQGVDRHLFALYVVSRFLHLQSPFLTQVHSEQWQLSTSQIPVQQMHLFDVYNYPDYVSSGGGFGPADDHGYGVSYIFMGDDMITFHISSKKSSTKTDSHRLGQHIEDALLDVASLFQAGQHFKRRFRGSGKEDSRHRCGFLSRQTGASKTSMTSTYF; translated from the exons ATGCGAGCGGCCAAATGGTGGAGAATCTGGCCGG GGCTCCAGCGTGACATGGCTGAAGCGCACCAGGCCGTGGGCTTCCGAACCTCGCTGACCTCGGACGGGGCTGAAGTGGAACTCAGTGCCCCTGTGCTGCAGGAGATCTACCTCTCTGGCCTGCGCTCCTGGAAAAGGCATCTCTCACGTTTCTGG AATGACTTTCTCACCGGTGTGTTTCCTGCCAGCCCCCTCAGTTGGCTTTTCCTCTTCAGTGCCATCCAGCTTGCCTGGTTCCTCCAGCTGGATCCTTCCTTAGGACTGATGGAGAAGATCAAAGAGTTGCTGCCCGACTG GGGCGGACAGCACCATGGGCTCCGGGGGGTCCTGGCAGCTGCTCTGTTTGCCTCTTGTTTGTGGGGAACCCTGATCTTCACACTGCACGTGGCCCTCAGGCTGCTTCTGTCCTACCACGGCTGGCTTCTTGAGCCCCACGGAGCCATGTCCTCCCCCACCAAGACCTGGCTG GCCCTGGTCCGCATCTTCTCCGGCCGCCACCCGATGCTGTTCAGTTACCAGCGCTCCCTGCCGCGCCAGCCCGTGCCCTCTGTGCAGGACACCGTGCGCAAG TACCTGGAGTCGGTCCGGCCCGTCCTCTCCGACGAGGACTTCGACTGGACCGCGGTCCTGGCGCAGGAATTCCTGAGGCTGCAGGCGTCGCTGTTGCAGTGGTACCTGAGGCTCAAGTCCTGGTGGGCGTCCAATTAT gtCAGTGACTGGTGGGAGGAATTTGTGTACCTGCGCTCCCGAAATCCGCTGATGGTGAACAGCAACTATTACATGATG GCAGCTCGCGCTGGGAATGCCGTGCACGCCCTCCTCCTGTACCGCCACCGCCTGAACCGCCAGGAGATACCCCCG ACTTTGCTAATGGGAATGCGTCCCTTATGCTCTGCCCAGTATGAGAAGATCTTCAACACCACGCGGATTCCAGGGGTCCAAAAAG ACTACATCCGCCACCTCCATGACAGCCAACACGTGGCTGTCTTCCACCGGGGCCGATTCTTCCGCGTGGGGACCCACTCCCGAAACAGCCTGCTTTCCCCGAGGGCCCTGGAGCAGCAGTTTCAGCGAATCCTGGACGATCCCTCACCAGCCTGCCCCCACGAGGAACATCTGGCTGCTCTGACCGCTGCTCCCAG GGGCACGTGGGCCCAGGTGCGAAGGTCCCTGAAGacccaggcagcagaggcccTGGAGGCAGTGGAAGGGGCTGCTTTCTTTGTGTCACTGGACGCTGAGCCCGCGGGGCTCACCAGGGAGGACCCAGCAGCGTCGTTGGATGCCTATGCCCATGCCCTGCTGGCTGGCCGGGGCCATGACCG CTGGTTTGACAAATCCTTCACCCTAATCGTCTTCTCTAACGGGAAGCTGGGCCTCAGCGTGGAGCACTCCTGGGCCGACTGCCCCATCTCAGGACACATGTGGGAG TTCACTCTGGCTACAGAATGCTTTCAGCTGGGCTACTCAACAGACGGCCACTGCAAGGGGCACCTGGACCCCACACTACCCCGGCCCCAGCGGCTGCAATGGGACCTTCCAGACCAG ATCCACTCCTCCATCTCTCTAGCCCTGAGGGGAGCCAAGATCTTGTCTGAAAATGTCGACTGCCATGTCTTTCCATTCTCCCTATTTGGCAAGAGCTTCATCCGACGCTGCCACCTGTCTTCAGACAGCTTCATCCAGATCGCCTTGCAACTGGCCCACTTCCGG GACAGGGGTCAATTCTGCCTGACTTATGAGTCGGCCATGACTCGCTTATTCCTGGAAGGCCGGACGGAGACGGTGCGATCTTGCACGAGGGAGGCCTGCAACTTTGTGAGGGCCATGGAGGACAAAGAGAAGACG GACCCACAGTGCCTTGCCCTGTTTCGCGTGGCAGTGGACAAGCACCAGGCTCTGCTGAAGGCAGCCATGAGCGGGCAGGGAGTCGACCGCCACCTCTTTGCGCTCTACGTCGTGTCCCGATTCCTCCACCTGCAGTCGCCCTTCCTGACCCAG GTCCATTCGGAGCAGTGGCAGCTGTCCACCAGCCAGATCCCTGTCCAGCAAATGCATCTGTTTGACGTCTACAATTACCCGGACTATGTTTCTTCGGGCGGTGGATTCGGGCCT GCTGATGACCATGGTTATGGTGTTTCTTATATCTTCATGGGGGATGACATGATCACCTTCCACATCTCCAGCAAAAAATCAAGCACAAAAACG GATTCCCACAGGCTGGGGCAGCACATTGAGGACGCACTGTTGGATGTGGCCTCCCTGTTCCAGGCGGGACAGCATTTTAAGCGCCGGTTCAGAGGGTCAGGGAAGGAGGACTCCAGGCACAGGTGTGGATTTCTCTCCCGCCAGACTGGGGCCTCCAAGACATCAATGACATCCACCTACTTCTGA
- the CPT1C gene encoding palmitoyl thioesterase CPT1C isoform X7 yields the protein MRAAKWWRIWPGLQRDMAEAHQAVGFRTSLTSDGAEVELSAPVLQEIYLSGLRSWKRHLSRFWNDFLTGVFPASPLSWLFLFSAIQLAWFLQLDPSLGLMEKIKELLPDWGGQHHGLRGVLAAALFASCLWGTLIFTLHVALRLLLSYHGWLLEPHGAMSSPTKTWLALVRIFSGRHPMLFSYQRSLPRQPVPSVQDTVRKYLESVRPVLSDEDFDWTAVLAQEFLRLQASLLQWYLRLKSWWASNYDFLYVTPTPLQAARAGNAVHALLLYRHRLNRQEIPPTLLMGMRPLCSAQYEKIFNTTRIPGVQKDYIRHLHDSQHVAVFHRGRFFRVGTHSRNSLLSPRALEQQFQRILDDPSPACPHEEHLAALTAAPRGTWAQVRRSLKTQAAEALEAVEGAAFFVSLDAEPAGLTREDPAASLDAYAHALLAGRGHDRWFDKSFTLIVFSNGKLGLSVEHSWADCPISGHMWEFTLATECFQLGYSTDGHCKGHLDPTLPRPQRLQWDLPDQIHSSISLALRGAKILSENVDCHVFPFSLFGKSFIRRCHLSSDSFIQIALQLAHFRDRGQFCLTYESAMTRLFLEGRTETVRSCTREACNFVRAMEDKEKTDPQCLALFRVAVDKHQALLKAAMSGQGVDRHLFALYVVSRFLHLQSPFLTQVHSEQWQLSTSQIPVQQMHLFDVYNYPDYVSSGGGFGPADDHGYGVSYIFMGDDMITFHISSKKSSTKTDSHRLGQHIEDALLDVASLFQAGQHFKRRFRGSGKEDSRHRCGFLSRQTGASKTSMTSTYF from the exons ATGCGAGCGGCCAAATGGTGGAGAATCTGGCCGG GGCTCCAGCGTGACATGGCTGAAGCGCACCAGGCCGTGGGCTTCCGAACCTCGCTGACCTCGGACGGGGCTGAAGTGGAACTCAGTGCCCCTGTGCTGCAGGAGATCTACCTCTCTGGCCTGCGCTCCTGGAAAAGGCATCTCTCACGTTTCTGG AATGACTTTCTCACCGGTGTGTTTCCTGCCAGCCCCCTCAGTTGGCTTTTCCTCTTCAGTGCCATCCAGCTTGCCTGGTTCCTCCAGCTGGATCCTTCCTTAGGACTGATGGAGAAGATCAAAGAGTTGCTGCCCGACTG GGGCGGACAGCACCATGGGCTCCGGGGGGTCCTGGCAGCTGCTCTGTTTGCCTCTTGTTTGTGGGGAACCCTGATCTTCACACTGCACGTGGCCCTCAGGCTGCTTCTGTCCTACCACGGCTGGCTTCTTGAGCCCCACGGAGCCATGTCCTCCCCCACCAAGACCTGGCTG GCCCTGGTCCGCATCTTCTCCGGCCGCCACCCGATGCTGTTCAGTTACCAGCGCTCCCTGCCGCGCCAGCCCGTGCCCTCTGTGCAGGACACCGTGCGCAAG TACCTGGAGTCGGTCCGGCCCGTCCTCTCCGACGAGGACTTCGACTGGACCGCGGTCCTGGCGCAGGAATTCCTGAGGCTGCAGGCGTCGCTGTTGCAGTGGTACCTGAGGCTCAAGTCCTGGTGGGCGTCCAATTAT GACTTCCTGTATGTCACACCCACGCCTCTGCAGGCAGCTCGCGCTGGGAATGCCGTGCACGCCCTCCTCCTGTACCGCCACCGCCTGAACCGCCAGGAGATACCCCCG ACTTTGCTAATGGGAATGCGTCCCTTATGCTCTGCCCAGTATGAGAAGATCTTCAACACCACGCGGATTCCAGGGGTCCAAAAAG ACTACATCCGCCACCTCCATGACAGCCAACACGTGGCTGTCTTCCACCGGGGCCGATTCTTCCGCGTGGGGACCCACTCCCGAAACAGCCTGCTTTCCCCGAGGGCCCTGGAGCAGCAGTTTCAGCGAATCCTGGACGATCCCTCACCAGCCTGCCCCCACGAGGAACATCTGGCTGCTCTGACCGCTGCTCCCAG GGGCACGTGGGCCCAGGTGCGAAGGTCCCTGAAGacccaggcagcagaggcccTGGAGGCAGTGGAAGGGGCTGCTTTCTTTGTGTCACTGGACGCTGAGCCCGCGGGGCTCACCAGGGAGGACCCAGCAGCGTCGTTGGATGCCTATGCCCATGCCCTGCTGGCTGGCCGGGGCCATGACCG CTGGTTTGACAAATCCTTCACCCTAATCGTCTTCTCTAACGGGAAGCTGGGCCTCAGCGTGGAGCACTCCTGGGCCGACTGCCCCATCTCAGGACACATGTGGGAG TTCACTCTGGCTACAGAATGCTTTCAGCTGGGCTACTCAACAGACGGCCACTGCAAGGGGCACCTGGACCCCACACTACCCCGGCCCCAGCGGCTGCAATGGGACCTTCCAGACCAG ATCCACTCCTCCATCTCTCTAGCCCTGAGGGGAGCCAAGATCTTGTCTGAAAATGTCGACTGCCATGTCTTTCCATTCTCCCTATTTGGCAAGAGCTTCATCCGACGCTGCCACCTGTCTTCAGACAGCTTCATCCAGATCGCCTTGCAACTGGCCCACTTCCGG GACAGGGGTCAATTCTGCCTGACTTATGAGTCGGCCATGACTCGCTTATTCCTGGAAGGCCGGACGGAGACGGTGCGATCTTGCACGAGGGAGGCCTGCAACTTTGTGAGGGCCATGGAGGACAAAGAGAAGACG GACCCACAGTGCCTTGCCCTGTTTCGCGTGGCAGTGGACAAGCACCAGGCTCTGCTGAAGGCAGCCATGAGCGGGCAGGGAGTCGACCGCCACCTCTTTGCGCTCTACGTCGTGTCCCGATTCCTCCACCTGCAGTCGCCCTTCCTGACCCAG GTCCATTCGGAGCAGTGGCAGCTGTCCACCAGCCAGATCCCTGTCCAGCAAATGCATCTGTTTGACGTCTACAATTACCCGGACTATGTTTCTTCGGGCGGTGGATTCGGGCCT GCTGATGACCATGGTTATGGTGTTTCTTATATCTTCATGGGGGATGACATGATCACCTTCCACATCTCCAGCAAAAAATCAAGCACAAAAACG GATTCCCACAGGCTGGGGCAGCACATTGAGGACGCACTGTTGGATGTGGCCTCCCTGTTCCAGGCGGGACAGCATTTTAAGCGCCGGTTCAGAGGGTCAGGGAAGGAGGACTCCAGGCACAGGTGTGGATTTCTCTCCCGCCAGACTGGGGCCTCCAAGACATCAATGACATCCACCTACTTCTGA
- the CPT1C gene encoding palmitoyl thioesterase CPT1C isoform X4, translating into MRAAKWWRIWPGLQRDMAEAHQAVGFRTSLTSDGAEVELSAPVLQEIYLSGLRSWKRHLSRFWNDFLTGVFPASPLSWLFLFSAIQLAWFLQLDPSLGLMEKIKELLPDWGGQHHGLRGVLAAALFASCLWGTLIFTLHVALRLLLSYHGWLLEPHGAMSSPTKTWLALVRIFSGRHPMLFSYQRSLPRQPVPSVQDTVRKYLESVRPVLSDEDFDWTAVLAQEFLRLQASLLQWYLRLKSWWASNYVSDWWEEFVYLRSRNPLMVNSNYYMMDFLYVTPTPLQAARAGNAVHALLLYRHRLNRQEIPPTLLMGMRPLCSAQYEKIFNTTRIPGVQKDYIRHLHDSQHVAVFHRGRFFRVGTHSRNSLLSPRALEQQFQRILDDPSPACPHEEHLAALTAAPRGTWAQVRRSLKTQAAEALEAVEGAAFFVSLDAEPAGLTREDPAASLDAYAHALLAGRGHDRWFDKSFTLIVFSNGKLGLSVEHSWADCPISGHMWEFTLATECFQLGYSTDGHCKGHLDPTLPRPQRLQWDLPDQIHSSISLALRGAKILSENVDCHVFPFSLFGKSFIRRCHLSSDSFIQIALQLAHFRDRGQFCLTYESAMTRLFLEGRTETVRSCTREACNFVRAMEDKEKTDPQCLALFRVAVDKHQALLKAAMSGQGVDRHLFALYVVSRFLHLQSPFLTQVHSEQWQLSTSQIPVQQMHLFDVYNYPDYVSSGGGFGPADDHGYGVSYIFMGDDMITFHISSKKSSTKTDSHRLGQHIEDALLDVASLFQAGQHFKRRFRGSGKEDSRHRCGFLSRQTGASKTSMTSTYF; encoded by the exons ATGCGAGCGGCCAAATGGTGGAGAATCTGGCCGG GGCTCCAGCGTGACATGGCTGAAGCGCACCAGGCCGTGGGCTTCCGAACCTCGCTGACCTCGGACGGGGCTGAAGTGGAACTCAGTGCCCCTGTGCTGCAGGAGATCTACCTCTCTGGCCTGCGCTCCTGGAAAAGGCATCTCTCACGTTTCTGG AATGACTTTCTCACCGGTGTGTTTCCTGCCAGCCCCCTCAGTTGGCTTTTCCTCTTCAGTGCCATCCAGCTTGCCTGGTTCCTCCAGCTGGATCCTTCCTTAGGACTGATGGAGAAGATCAAAGAGTTGCTGCCCGACTG GGGCGGACAGCACCATGGGCTCCGGGGGGTCCTGGCAGCTGCTCTGTTTGCCTCTTGTTTGTGGGGAACCCTGATCTTCACACTGCACGTGGCCCTCAGGCTGCTTCTGTCCTACCACGGCTGGCTTCTTGAGCCCCACGGAGCCATGTCCTCCCCCACCAAGACCTGGCTG GCCCTGGTCCGCATCTTCTCCGGCCGCCACCCGATGCTGTTCAGTTACCAGCGCTCCCTGCCGCGCCAGCCCGTGCCCTCTGTGCAGGACACCGTGCGCAAG TACCTGGAGTCGGTCCGGCCCGTCCTCTCCGACGAGGACTTCGACTGGACCGCGGTCCTGGCGCAGGAATTCCTGAGGCTGCAGGCGTCGCTGTTGCAGTGGTACCTGAGGCTCAAGTCCTGGTGGGCGTCCAATTAT gtCAGTGACTGGTGGGAGGAATTTGTGTACCTGCGCTCCCGAAATCCGCTGATGGTGAACAGCAACTATTACATGATG GACTTCCTGTATGTCACACCCACGCCTCTGCAGGCAGCTCGCGCTGGGAATGCCGTGCACGCCCTCCTCCTGTACCGCCACCGCCTGAACCGCCAGGAGATACCCCCG ACTTTGCTAATGGGAATGCGTCCCTTATGCTCTGCCCAGTATGAGAAGATCTTCAACACCACGCGGATTCCAGGGGTCCAAAAAG ACTACATCCGCCACCTCCATGACAGCCAACACGTGGCTGTCTTCCACCGGGGCCGATTCTTCCGCGTGGGGACCCACTCCCGAAACAGCCTGCTTTCCCCGAGGGCCCTGGAGCAGCAGTTTCAGCGAATCCTGGACGATCCCTCACCAGCCTGCCCCCACGAGGAACATCTGGCTGCTCTGACCGCTGCTCCCAG GGGCACGTGGGCCCAGGTGCGAAGGTCCCTGAAGacccaggcagcagaggcccTGGAGGCAGTGGAAGGGGCTGCTTTCTTTGTGTCACTGGACGCTGAGCCCGCGGGGCTCACCAGGGAGGACCCAGCAGCGTCGTTGGATGCCTATGCCCATGCCCTGCTGGCTGGCCGGGGCCATGACCG CTGGTTTGACAAATCCTTCACCCTAATCGTCTTCTCTAACGGGAAGCTGGGCCTCAGCGTGGAGCACTCCTGGGCCGACTGCCCCATCTCAGGACACATGTGGGAG TTCACTCTGGCTACAGAATGCTTTCAGCTGGGCTACTCAACAGACGGCCACTGCAAGGGGCACCTGGACCCCACACTACCCCGGCCCCAGCGGCTGCAATGGGACCTTCCAGACCAG ATCCACTCCTCCATCTCTCTAGCCCTGAGGGGAGCCAAGATCTTGTCTGAAAATGTCGACTGCCATGTCTTTCCATTCTCCCTATTTGGCAAGAGCTTCATCCGACGCTGCCACCTGTCTTCAGACAGCTTCATCCAGATCGCCTTGCAACTGGCCCACTTCCGG GACAGGGGTCAATTCTGCCTGACTTATGAGTCGGCCATGACTCGCTTATTCCTGGAAGGCCGGACGGAGACGGTGCGATCTTGCACGAGGGAGGCCTGCAACTTTGTGAGGGCCATGGAGGACAAAGAGAAGACG GACCCACAGTGCCTTGCCCTGTTTCGCGTGGCAGTGGACAAGCACCAGGCTCTGCTGAAGGCAGCCATGAGCGGGCAGGGAGTCGACCGCCACCTCTTTGCGCTCTACGTCGTGTCCCGATTCCTCCACCTGCAGTCGCCCTTCCTGACCCAG GTCCATTCGGAGCAGTGGCAGCTGTCCACCAGCCAGATCCCTGTCCAGCAAATGCATCTGTTTGACGTCTACAATTACCCGGACTATGTTTCTTCGGGCGGTGGATTCGGGCCT GCTGATGACCATGGTTATGGTGTTTCTTATATCTTCATGGGGGATGACATGATCACCTTCCACATCTCCAGCAAAAAATCAAGCACAAAAACG GATTCCCACAGGCTGGGGCAGCACATTGAGGACGCACTGTTGGATGTGGCCTCCCTGTTCCAGGCGGGACAGCATTTTAAGCGCCGGTTCAGAGGGTCAGGGAAGGAGGACTCCAGGCACAGGTGTGGATTTCTCTCCCGCCAGACTGGGGCCTCCAAGACATCAATGACATCCACCTACTTCTGA